One window of the Endomicrobium proavitum genome contains the following:
- a CDS encoding D-sedoheptulose-7-phosphate isomerase, translating into MQETIKSLINESVEAKKALLSDQYLKTIEKISNTIIEAYGNGKKTLIAGNGGSASDALHFAAELVVRFEKNRAALPSIALSENISTITAAGNDFGYEQSFSRQVEAFAQKGDVFVAISTSGNSPNVLKAIEAAKKIGVTVIGFTNSDGGKMKDICDIIFRAPSKTTARAQECHILAIHIICKILEAQLFKD; encoded by the coding sequence ATGCAAGAAACTATAAAAAGTTTAATTAATGAAAGCGTTGAAGCAAAAAAAGCTTTGCTTTCCGACCAATATCTTAAAACGATAGAAAAAATTTCAAATACAATAATTGAAGCTTACGGAAACGGCAAAAAAACTCTTATTGCCGGAAACGGCGGTTCGGCTTCCGATGCGCTCCATTTTGCCGCGGAGCTTGTCGTGCGGTTTGAAAAAAACAGAGCGGCTCTTCCGTCCATAGCGTTATCCGAAAATATTTCCACAATAACCGCCGCGGGAAATGATTTCGGTTATGAACAGTCTTTTAGCCGCCAAGTAGAGGCGTTTGCGCAAAAAGGCGACGTGTTTGTTGCAATATCAACAAGCGGAAATTCGCCAAACGTTCTTAAAGCAATAGAAGCTGCAAAAAAAATCGGCGTTACGGTTATAGGTTTTACAAATTCCGACGGCGGCAAAATGAAAGATATTTGCGATATAATTTTTCGCGCGCCGTCAAAAACTACTGCCCGCGCGCAGGAATGTCATATTTTGGCCATACATATAATTTGCAAAATTTTAGAAGCGCAGCTTTTTAAAGACTAA
- a CDS encoding adenylyltransferase/cytidyltransferase family protein: MKNRALTRKELQAEIKKLQKSGKKVVFTNGCFDLLHLGHTSLFKKAKSLGDVLVVAINSDKSLSCLKGPKRPLVGEKDRAQLLLALKPVDYVVVFGEQTPHELLKAVKPDVLVKGGDYKLQDIVGREFVKKVYRYPFVKGKSTTNLINTIVERYGKKTSSK, translated from the coding sequence ATGAAGAACAGAGCCCTAACCAGAAAAGAGCTGCAGGCTGAAATAAAAAAACTTCAAAAATCCGGCAAGAAAGTTGTTTTTACAAACGGATGTTTTGACTTGCTTCATTTAGGTCATACAAGTCTTTTCAAAAAAGCAAAATCGCTTGGCGACGTTTTGGTTGTGGCTATAAATTCCGATAAGTCTTTAAGCTGTTTAAAAGGTCCCAAACGTCCGCTTGTGGGCGAAAAAGACAGAGCGCAATTATTGCTTGCGTTAAAGCCCGTAGATTACGTTGTGGTTTTCGGCGAACAAACTCCGCACGAACTTTTAAAAGCCGTTAAGCCCGACGTTTTAGTTAAAGGCGGCGACTACAAACTTCAAGATATTGTCGGCAGAGAGTTTGTGAAAAAAGTTTATCGCTACCCGTTTGTAAAAGGCAAATCAACAACAAATTTAATTAACACCATTGTGGAACGATATGGCAAAAAGACAAGTAGTAAGTAG
- the thiC gene encoding phosphomethylpyrimidine synthase ThiC: protein MTLMQDAQNKKANKLIQAAATAENLSEDFIREGVADGTIVIPKNINRKLSKIIAVGKGLKTKVNANIGTSPDYINLEEELVKLDVAVKAGADAVMDLSTGGNLTQIRKEILARCPVQVGTVPIYEAACRTVAQGKKISQIDGEMLFDVIEEQAQQGVDFITVHCGINKATVEILNRQGRLAGVVSRGGSFLVKCINATGKENPLYAQYDRLLAIAKKYDVTLSLGDGFRPGAAFDASDAVQLGELAVLGELVLKARAAGVQTMIEGPGHVPLNQIEANVTLAKKLGHGAPLYFLGPLVTDIAPGYDHITSAIGGALAAAKGVDFICYVTPAEHIRLPNVKDVREGVIAARIAGHAADIVKGVKGAKDQDDAMSKYRKLRDWKKQEEFCIDPEKLRTERAKLPPQQDDVCTMCGEFCAMRDE from the coding sequence ATGACGTTAATGCAAGACGCGCAAAATAAAAAAGCGAACAAATTAATTCAAGCCGCCGCAACCGCGGAAAATTTAAGCGAAGATTTTATAAGAGAAGGCGTAGCGGACGGCACAATAGTAATTCCTAAAAACATAAACAGAAAACTTTCAAAAATAATCGCGGTAGGCAAAGGTTTAAAAACAAAAGTTAACGCAAATATCGGCACATCGCCCGACTACATAAATTTGGAAGAAGAGCTTGTAAAGCTTGACGTTGCCGTTAAAGCCGGCGCCGACGCGGTTATGGATTTGTCCACCGGCGGAAATTTAACGCAAATAAGAAAAGAAATTTTAGCCCGCTGTCCTGTGCAGGTTGGCACGGTGCCTATTTATGAAGCCGCATGCAGAACGGTTGCGCAGGGCAAAAAAATATCGCAAATAGACGGCGAAATGTTGTTTGACGTTATAGAAGAACAGGCGCAGCAGGGCGTAGATTTTATTACCGTTCATTGCGGAATAAATAAAGCCACCGTTGAAATATTAAACCGTCAGGGACGCTTGGCGGGCGTTGTAAGCCGCGGCGGATCGTTTTTAGTTAAATGTATAAACGCTACGGGCAAAGAAAATCCTTTATACGCTCAATACGACAGACTTTTGGCTATAGCAAAAAAGTACGACGTAACTTTATCGCTTGGCGACGGTTTTCGTCCGGGCGCAGCTTTTGACGCGTCCGACGCAGTTCAGCTTGGCGAGCTTGCCGTGCTTGGCGAACTTGTTTTAAAAGCCCGAGCCGCCGGCGTGCAAACTATGATAGAAGGTCCGGGACACGTGCCGCTAAATCAAATTGAAGCAAATGTTACGCTTGCAAAAAAATTAGGTCACGGCGCGCCTCTTTACTTTTTAGGGCCTTTGGTTACAGACATCGCCCCCGGTTACGACCACATAACGTCGGCAATCGGCGGAGCTTTAGCCGCGGCCAAAGGCGTAGATTTTATTTGCTACGTAACGCCTGCGGAACATATAAGACTTCCGAACGTCAAAGACGTCCGCGAAGGCGTAATTGCCGCAAGAATTGCCGGACACGCCGCCGATATTGTTAAAGGCGTCAAAGGCGCAAAAGATCAAGACGACGCAATGTCTAAATATAGAAAGTTAAGAGACTGGAAAAAGCAGGAAGAGTTTTGCATAGACCCTGAAAAATTAAGAACCGAAAGAGCAAAGCTGCCGCCGCAGCAAGATGACGTATGCACTATGTGCGGCGAGTTCTGCGCTATGCGCGACGAATAG
- the thrB gene encoding homoserine kinase has translation MKVRMRVPATTANLGPGFDVFGAALSVYNEFEAATVENGKGGKIVLKGEGKIALPKSEKNLVWQAMKETFKVLGETKYNFKNLNITINTGIPLSGGLGSSASAIVGGIALANALCGLKLNKSQITELAVKIEGHPDNVAPAVFGGVCVCSKNDQNPHGEILHLPVPKLKVVLCVPSFELRTKRSRQILPKCVNLQDVVFNTSGVAFLTAAFCTGDWTLLKKGTQDKIHQPYRGKMIPAMNEVLRAAIDAGAYGAYLSGSGPTLAAFCDAKKAETVKKEMTKIWKKESVAVKSYILDFDKKGVERQS, from the coding sequence ATGAAAGTGCGAATGAGGGTGCCGGCTACTACGGCAAATTTAGGTCCCGGGTTTGATGTGTTCGGCGCGGCGCTGTCTGTTTATAACGAGTTTGAAGCTGCAACCGTTGAAAACGGCAAGGGCGGCAAAATTGTTTTAAAAGGCGAAGGTAAAATTGCGCTTCCTAAAAGCGAGAAAAATCTTGTTTGGCAGGCAATGAAAGAAACTTTTAAAGTTCTCGGCGAAACAAAATATAATTTTAAAAATTTAAATATAACCATTAACACAGGCATTCCCTTAAGCGGCGGGCTTGGCTCAAGCGCGTCGGCAATTGTCGGCGGCATAGCTTTGGCAAACGCGCTTTGCGGCTTAAAACTTAACAAATCTCAAATAACGGAACTTGCGGTTAAAATTGAAGGTCATCCCGACAACGTGGCGCCGGCGGTTTTCGGCGGAGTTTGCGTTTGTTCAAAAAACGATCAAAACCCGCACGGCGAAATTTTGCATTTGCCGGTTCCTAAATTAAAAGTTGTTTTGTGCGTTCCGTCGTTTGAGCTTCGCACGAAACGTTCAAGACAAATTTTGCCCAAATGCGTTAACTTGCAGGACGTTGTTTTTAATACGTCGGGCGTTGCGTTTCTTACGGCGGCGTTTTGTACCGGCGACTGGACGCTTTTGAAAAAAGGCACGCAGGATAAAATTCATCAGCCTTACAGAGGCAAAATGATTCCCGCAATGAACGAAGTTTTACGCGCAGCGATAGATGCCGGCGCGTACGGCGCGTATCTTTCCGGCTCCGGCCCTACTCTTGCGGCTTTTTGCGACGCAAAAAAAGCGGAAACCGTAAAAAAAGAAATGACAAAAATTTGGAAAAAAGAAAGCGTAGCGGTTAAAAGTTATATTTTGGATTTTGACAAAAAAGGCGTTGAGAGACAAAGTTAA
- a CDS encoding aspartate kinase, translated as MGLVVMKFGGSSVADADKMKVVARKITAKKNAGNKVVAVVSAPGDTTDDLLEMAEKVSANPPAREMDMLLATGEQVSISLLAMTIDAMGEKVVSMTGPQAGITADADYTRAKIRKIDPKKVKAQLAKGNIVIVAGFQAANPKGDITTLGRGGSDLTAVALAAALEADSCEIYSDVEGVYTTDPRAVKNARKLDYLSYDEMLEMAGSGAQVLQARSVEVAKKFGVEIHSRSTFSDNVGTIITSEEKIRRKKMEALLVSAVTFDKNQVKFTIIDLPDIPGVAAKIFGKLAKIGVNVDMIIQSAAVDKKNDISFTVSKQDIKKTQLELDKIAAELKASNVVADENVAKVSVVGIGMRSNAGVAAQMFEILSKKGINIEMISTSEIKISCIVDSTDLTKAVEYLHDGFKLAKKK; from the coding sequence ATGGGATTAGTGGTAATGAAATTCGGCGGGTCGTCAGTGGCGGACGCCGACAAAATGAAAGTTGTAGCAAGAAAAATTACGGCTAAAAAAAACGCGGGCAATAAAGTTGTCGCGGTAGTTTCCGCTCCCGGAGACACCACCGACGATTTGCTTGAAATGGCGGAAAAAGTTTCGGCAAATCCTCCCGCAAGAGAAATGGATATGCTGCTTGCCACCGGCGAGCAGGTTTCAATTTCTCTTCTTGCCATGACCATAGACGCAATGGGCGAAAAAGTTGTTTCTATGACCGGTCCTCAGGCGGGCATTACCGCAGATGCCGACTATACGCGCGCAAAAATAAGAAAAATAGATCCTAAAAAAGTTAAAGCGCAGCTTGCAAAAGGCAACATAGTTATTGTTGCCGGTTTTCAGGCGGCAAATCCTAAAGGCGACATTACAACTCTCGGACGCGGCGGTTCGGATTTAACTGCCGTCGCTTTGGCTGCGGCGTTAGAAGCAGATTCCTGCGAAATATATTCTGACGTTGAGGGCGTTTACACAACCGACCCCCGCGCGGTGAAAAACGCAAGAAAATTAGATTATCTTTCCTACGACGAAATGCTTGAAATGGCGGGTTCGGGCGCGCAGGTTTTGCAGGCGCGCAGCGTTGAGGTTGCAAAAAAGTTCGGTGTGGAAATTCATTCAAGAAGCACTTTCAGCGATAATGTGGGCACAATTATAACAAGCGAAGAAAAAATAAGGAGAAAAAAGATGGAAGCATTATTGGTTTCCGCAGTAACTTTTGATAAAAATCAGGTTAAGTTTACAATAATAGATTTGCCGGATATTCCGGGCGTTGCCGCAAAAATTTTCGGCAAACTTGCAAAAATCGGCGTGAATGTGGACATGATTATTCAGTCCGCCGCCGTTGACAAAAAAAACGATATCTCTTTTACGGTAAGCAAGCAAGACATAAAAAAAACGCAGCTTGAGCTTGATAAAATTGCCGCGGAACTTAAAGCGTCAAACGTTGTTGCCGACGAAAACGTGGCGAAAGTTTCCGTGGTAGGCATAGGCATGAGAAGCAACGCCGGAGTAGCCGCGCAAATGTTTGAAATTCTTTCAAAAAAAGGCATTAACATAGAAATGATTTCCACAAGCGAAATAAAAATTTCCTGCATTGTTGATTCAACGGATTTAACAAAAGCCGTTGAGTACCTGCATGATGGTTTTAAATTAGCAAAGAAAAAATAG
- the cimA gene encoding citramalate synthase has product MKNIQIFDTTLRDGSQGAGISFSVEDKIKIAKALDAFGVSYIEGGWPGANPKDEQFFALAKRLRLSSKLVAFSSTRRKGVKAADDSNLRAVIKSGVKTACIFGKSWDMHVKYALKTTSEENLKMISDSVAFLKSKKLEVIFDAEHFFDGYKNNKNYALASVKAASDAGADIVCLCETNGGMLPSDISKITAQTVEAFPKVKFAIHAHNDSGCAVANSISAVEEGCVMVQGTINGIGERCGNANLCSIIPALQIKKDYKCVAPKALSKLTELSRYVDEIANLIPDDTKPYVGRNAFAHKAGIHVSAIEKNSQTYEHIKPESVGNERRIIVSDMSGKSNVVSKAGELALGLKGDGEDVKQVIKIIKEKENAGYQYEDADGSFFLLTKKALESFKPFFSLKSYRVAVEKDETGAIVSEATVKLNIKGKEEHTVAEGDGPVNALDNCLRKALIKYYPQIKNVFLTDFKVRVVDSKANTAARVRVFIESSDASKSWGTIGVNENIIDASWQALSDAVEYKLIKSKK; this is encoded by the coding sequence ATGAAAAACATACAAATCTTTGATACAACGTTAAGGGACGGGTCGCAGGGTGCGGGCATATCTTTTAGCGTTGAAGATAAAATAAAAATTGCCAAAGCGTTAGACGCTTTCGGCGTTTCATATATTGAAGGCGGCTGGCCGGGAGCAAACCCTAAAGACGAACAGTTTTTTGCTTTGGCAAAGAGGCTTCGCCTTTCTTCTAAATTAGTTGCTTTCAGCTCTACCCGCCGCAAAGGCGTTAAAGCCGCGGACGATTCTAATTTGCGCGCCGTTATAAAATCCGGCGTGAAAACGGCTTGTATTTTTGGAAAATCTTGGGACATGCACGTTAAATACGCGCTTAAAACCACAAGCGAAGAAAATTTAAAAATGATTTCCGACAGCGTGGCGTTTTTGAAATCTAAAAAACTTGAAGTAATATTTGACGCCGAACATTTTTTTGACGGTTACAAAAACAATAAAAATTACGCTTTAGCTTCGGTAAAAGCGGCATCCGACGCGGGCGCGGATATTGTTTGCCTTTGCGAAACAAACGGCGGAATGCTGCCGTCGGACATTTCAAAAATAACGGCGCAAACGGTTGAAGCGTTTCCAAAAGTTAAATTTGCAATTCACGCCCATAACGATTCCGGCTGCGCGGTTGCAAATTCCATAAGCGCGGTTGAAGAAGGCTGCGTTATGGTTCAGGGGACAATTAACGGCATCGGCGAGCGTTGCGGCAACGCAAATTTGTGTTCAATAATTCCCGCGCTGCAAATAAAAAAAGATTATAAATGTGTTGCGCCCAAAGCGCTTTCAAAACTTACGGAACTTTCAAGATACGTTGACGAAATAGCAAACCTTATACCCGACGATACAAAACCTTACGTAGGCAGAAACGCGTTTGCGCATAAGGCGGGCATACACGTTTCGGCAATAGAAAAAAATTCGCAGACTTACGAGCATATAAAGCCCGAAAGCGTGGGCAATGAAAGAAGAATTATAGTAAGCGATATGTCCGGCAAAAGCAACGTTGTCTCTAAAGCCGGCGAACTTGCGCTTGGGCTTAAAGGCGACGGCGAAGACGTAAAACAGGTAATAAAAATAATTAAAGAAAAAGAAAATGCGGGCTATCAATACGAAGACGCCGACGGATCTTTCTTTTTGCTTACAAAAAAAGCGCTTGAATCTTTTAAGCCGTTTTTCTCTTTGAAAAGTTACAGAGTTGCGGTAGAAAAAGACGAAACCGGCGCGATAGTTTCCGAAGCTACGGTTAAACTTAACATAAAAGGCAAAGAAGAACACACGGTTGCCGAAGGCGACGGCCCGGTAAACGCGCTTGATAATTGTTTGCGCAAAGCGTTAATAAAATACTATCCGCAGATAAAAAACGTTTTTCTTACGGACTTTAAAGTGCGCGTTGTTGACAGCAAAGCAAACACTGCCGCAAGGGTGAGAGTTTTCATAGAATCTTCGGACGCTTCCAAATCTTGGGGAACAATCGGCGTAAATGAAAACATAATAGACGCTTCATGGCAGGCGTTGTCGGACGCGGTGGAATATAAACTTATAAAAAGCAAAAAGTAA
- the ilvD gene encoding dihydroxy-acid dehydratase: MRSDQIKKGAVRAPNRCLLYSTGISPRDLNKPFIGIASSFTDLVPGHVSMRELERYIERGIAAGGGVPFIFGAPAVCDGIAMGHSGMHYSLGSREIIADLVETVANAHMLDGLVLLSNCDKVTPGMLMAAARLNIPAIVVTAGAMLTGMYEKKRRSMVRDTFEAVGQFQAGKITEEQLCELEMAACPGVGACQGMYTANTMACLTETMGMSLTGCATALAVSAKKKRIAYESGIRVVELVKENIRPRDILTLDSFKNAITADMALGGSTNTVLHLPAIANEAQIKLPLELFDEISKKTPQICCLEPAGDHYMEDLDNAGGVPAVLCAMADKLNSNKTVNGIDIKEIAKSAKILDEDVIRAKNPYKPEGGIAVLFGNIAPNGSVVKQAAVSEKMKVFSGRARVFNSEDDAMKAILDKKIVSGDVVVIRYEGPAGGPGMREMLSPTSALTGMGLTDSVALLTDGRFSGGTRGPCIGHISPEAASGGAIAAINEGDTIEINIPKRTLNVKLSDEEIKARIAKAIKPEPKVKTGYMARYAKLVQSADTGAILK, from the coding sequence ATGAGAAGCGACCAAATAAAAAAGGGCGCCGTTCGCGCGCCAAACAGATGTTTGCTTTACTCCACGGGAATTTCTCCCAGAGATTTAAATAAGCCTTTTATCGGCATTGCGTCGTCGTTTACGGATTTGGTTCCGGGGCACGTTTCAATGCGCGAACTTGAAAGATATATTGAAAGAGGCATTGCGGCAGGCGGCGGAGTTCCGTTTATTTTCGGCGCGCCGGCGGTTTGCGACGGCATAGCTATGGGTCACAGCGGCATGCATTATTCGCTTGGTTCAAGAGAAATAATTGCGGATTTGGTTGAAACCGTCGCCAACGCTCACATGTTGGACGGTTTGGTTTTACTTTCAAATTGCGACAAAGTTACGCCGGGAATGCTTATGGCTGCGGCGCGTTTAAATATTCCCGCAATAGTTGTTACGGCGGGAGCAATGCTTACGGGAATGTATGAGAAAAAAAGACGTTCAATGGTAAGAGATACGTTTGAAGCGGTAGGTCAATTTCAGGCGGGAAAAATTACCGAAGAGCAGCTTTGCGAACTTGAAATGGCGGCATGTCCGGGAGTCGGCGCGTGTCAGGGAATGTACACGGCAAACACTATGGCGTGTTTAACCGAAACAATGGGAATGTCTCTAACCGGCTGCGCCACTGCGCTTGCGGTAAGCGCGAAGAAAAAAAGAATAGCTTACGAATCGGGAATAAGAGTTGTTGAGCTTGTTAAAGAAAATATAAGACCGCGCGACATATTAACGTTAGACTCTTTTAAAAATGCAATTACCGCGGACATGGCTTTAGGCGGTTCTACAAATACGGTTTTACATTTGCCGGCAATAGCAAATGAAGCGCAAATAAAATTGCCGTTAGAGTTGTTTGACGAAATATCCAAAAAAACTCCGCAGATTTGCTGCCTTGAACCTGCCGGCGACCATTACATGGAAGATTTAGATAACGCAGGCGGCGTGCCCGCTGTGCTTTGCGCAATGGCAGACAAATTAAATTCAAATAAAACCGTTAACGGAATTGATATAAAAGAAATTGCAAAGTCCGCAAAAATTCTTGACGAAGACGTTATAAGAGCAAAAAATCCTTACAAGCCCGAAGGCGGCATTGCGGTGCTTTTCGGAAATATCGCACCGAACGGTTCCGTTGTTAAACAGGCGGCGGTCAGCGAAAAAATGAAAGTTTTTTCAGGGCGCGCAAGAGTTTTTAATTCCGAAGACGATGCAATGAAAGCTATACTTGATAAAAAAATAGTTTCAGGCGACGTTGTTGTTATAAGATACGAAGGACCAGCCGGCGGGCCCGGAATGCGCGAAATGCTTTCTCCCACAAGCGCCTTAACGGGAATGGGTCTTACGGATTCGGTAGCGCTTCTTACCGACGGCAGATTTTCCGGCGGAACAAGAGGCCCGTGCATAGGGCATATTTCCCCTGAGGCGGCAAGCGGCGGAGCAATTGCCGCAATAAATGAAGGCGACACAATAGAAATAAATATTCCCAAAAGAACATTAAACGTTAAGTTGTCCGATGAGGAAATAAAGGCAAGAATTGCAAAAGCAATTAAGCCCGAACCGAAAGTAAAAACCGGCTACATGGCAAGATACGCAAAACTTGTCCAGTCGGCAGATACGGGCGCGATACTTAAATGA
- the ilvB gene encoding biosynthetic-type acetolactate synthase large subunit, translated as MAELTGAQILIECLLKENVEVVFGLPGGQALPIFDAIHGSKLNFILARHEQAAGHMADGYARSTGKPGVCIVTSGPGATNIVTPLATAYMDSVPLVAFSGQVSTAVIGQDAFQEADITGITRPVTKHNFLVKDVKDLARTIKEAFYIASTGRPGPVLVDIPVDVQRGICELVYPEKVSIRSYKPNYNGHPGQIKKAASIINESKNPVFYIGTGVVVSNAEKEILEISKKADIPVTNTLLAVGAYPHDTNLSLGMLGMHGTYAANKAVQAADVIIAVGARFDDRCTGKVCDFAKAAKIIHVDIDPTAISKVVETDIPVVGDAKKVLEEMSGLVESKKRADWIKKIDAWKAEHPLGYERNDDKLHPQYVIEKISELTKGEAVITTEVGQHQMWSAQYYKAANPRLFVSSGGLGTMGFGFPAAIGAKFGNPTKEVIAVAGDGSFQMNMQEMAIAILNDVNVKVVILNNQYLGNVRQWQEMFYGKRYSHTCLAKRPACPSWCNSPDRSKCPVYVPDFVKWAESYGALGIRVTHKKDVEGAIKKMLEAKNSVVLDVWVEIEENIFPMVPAGKSLDEIITRIGG; from the coding sequence ATGGCAGAATTAACAGGCGCGCAAATCTTAATAGAATGTTTACTTAAAGAGAATGTTGAAGTAGTGTTTGGACTTCCGGGCGGACAGGCTTTGCCTATATTTGACGCAATACACGGTTCAAAATTAAATTTTATATTAGCGCGCCATGAGCAGGCGGCGGGGCATATGGCGGATGGTTATGCGCGCTCTACCGGAAAACCCGGCGTTTGCATTGTTACGTCAGGGCCGGGCGCTACAAATATAGTTACGCCTTTAGCTACAGCTTATATGGATTCCGTGCCTCTTGTTGCTTTTAGCGGACAGGTTTCAACTGCGGTTATCGGTCAGGACGCTTTTCAGGAAGCGGACATTACGGGCATTACGCGCCCCGTTACAAAACATAATTTTTTAGTTAAAGACGTTAAAGATTTGGCGCGCACAATTAAAGAAGCTTTTTACATAGCTTCTACCGGAAGACCGGGGCCTGTGCTTGTAGATATTCCCGTAGATGTTCAGCGCGGAATTTGCGAACTTGTTTATCCTGAAAAAGTAAGCATTCGTTCTTATAAACCAAATTACAACGGACACCCAGGGCAAATTAAAAAAGCGGCTTCTATAATTAATGAAAGCAAAAATCCCGTATTTTACATAGGAACGGGCGTTGTCGTTTCAAACGCCGAAAAAGAAATTTTAGAAATTTCAAAAAAAGCGGACATTCCCGTAACAAACACTTTGCTTGCCGTGGGAGCGTATCCTCACGATACAAATTTAAGTTTAGGAATGCTCGGCATGCACGGAACGTATGCGGCAAACAAAGCCGTTCAGGCGGCGGACGTTATAATTGCCGTCGGCGCGCGTTTTGACGACCGCTGCACCGGCAAAGTTTGCGATTTCGCTAAAGCCGCTAAAATTATTCATGTTGATATAGACCCTACGGCAATATCTAAAGTTGTAGAAACCGATATTCCGGTTGTTGGCGACGCAAAAAAAGTTTTGGAAGAGATGTCGGGACTTGTTGAAAGTAAAAAAAGAGCAGATTGGATTAAAAAAATTGACGCGTGGAAAGCAGAGCATCCTTTAGGTTACGAAAGAAACGACGATAAACTTCATCCGCAATACGTTATAGAAAAAATTTCAGAGTTAACAAAGGGTGAGGCGGTAATAACCACCGAAGTAGGTCAGCATCAAATGTGGTCTGCTCAATATTATAAAGCCGCAAACCCCAGACTTTTTGTAAGTTCCGGCGGGCTTGGCACTATGGGTTTTGGTTTTCCGGCGGCAATAGGCGCTAAATTCGGCAATCCCACAAAAGAAGTTATAGCCGTTGCCGGCGACGGTTCGTTTCAAATGAACATGCAGGAAATGGCAATTGCAATTTTAAACGACGTTAACGTTAAAGTTGTAATTTTAAATAATCAATATTTAGGAAACGTCCGCCAGTGGCAGGAGATGTTTTACGGGAAAAGATATTCGCACACGTGTCTTGCAAAACGTCCTGCGTGCCCGTCGTGGTGCAATTCGCCCGACAGAAGCAAGTGTCCGGTTTATGTTCCGGATTTTGTGAAATGGGCGGAAAGTTACGGCGCTTTGGGCATTCGCGTTACTCATAAAAAAGACGTTGAAGGCGCAATAAAAAAAATGCTTGAAGCAAAAAATTCCGTGGTGTTAGACGTGTGGGTTGAAATAGAAGAAAATATTTTTCCTATGGTGCCTGCGGGGAAATCTCTTGACGAAATAATAACAAGGATCGGCGGTTAG
- the ilvN gene encoding acetolactate synthase small subunit has product MKHTISVLVENKFGVLARISTLFAARGFNIDSLAVGETEDPEVSRMTIVVKGDDSVLEQVTKQLNKLVDVIKVNDYKDVDYVERGLALVKINVKNSTRDALMKTIGIFRTRIIDLAQDSAIVEITGDEDKVNAFIKAVSSFGIKEVCRTGVVALSRGK; this is encoded by the coding sequence ATGAAACATACTATTTCTGTTCTTGTTGAAAATAAGTTCGGCGTGCTTGCAAGAATTTCCACGCTTTTTGCCGCGCGCGGGTTTAACATAGACTCTCTTGCAGTGGGTGAAACCGAAGACCCGGAAGTTTCAAGAATGACGATAGTCGTTAAAGGCGACGATTCCGTTTTAGAGCAGGTTACAAAACAGTTAAACAAGCTTGTGGACGTTATAAAAGTTAACGATTATAAAGACGTAGATTATGTGGAACGCGGTTTGGCTCTTGTAAAAATTAACGTAAAAAATTCCACGCGCGACGCGCTTATGAAAACTATCGGAATTTTTAGAACAAGAATTATAGATTTAGCTCAAGACAGCGCTATTGTTGAAATAACCGGCGACGAAGATAAGGTGAACGCGTTTATAAAAGCGGTTTCGTCTTTCGGAATAAAAGAAGTTTGCAGAACCGGCGTTGTGGCTCTTTCAAGAGGCAAATAA
- a CDS encoding Spy/CpxP family protein refolding chaperone, translating into MKKMLSVLAAAIFVMGVSGQAFAAKKEIVEKVNIAKSTYENFDKKLSKAKSDLNLTADQSAKIDALDADLKAKQKDAKKKISNLKTEKVKLLASKDFEGAKAKDAAISQTETSLKNAQTDYIQAVSQVLTPEQSQKLDTALQDAVKRK; encoded by the coding sequence ATGAAGAAGATGTTGTCCGTGTTGGCCGCTGCTATTTTTGTGATGGGCGTTTCGGGTCAGGCGTTTGCAGCAAAGAAGGAAATTGTTGAAAAGGTAAACATTGCAAAAAGCACGTATGAAAATTTTGACAAAAAACTTTCTAAAGCTAAATCCGATTTAAATTTAACGGCGGATCAAAGCGCAAAAATTGACGCATTAGACGCAGACTTGAAAGCTAAACAAAAAGACGCAAAAAAGAAAATTTCCAACTTGAAAACGGAAAAAGTAAAACTTCTTGCAAGTAAAGATTTTGAAGGCGCAAAAGCAAAAGACGCCGCAATCTCTCAAACCGAAACTTCTTTGAAAAATGCGCAGACAGATTATATACAGGCTGTTTCGCAAGTTTTAACGCCCGAACAGTCTCAGAAACTTGATACTGCTTTGCAAGATGCGGTAAAAAGAAAATAG